In a single window of the Olivibacter sp. SDN3 genome:
- a CDS encoding arylsulfatase: MKHQLLVLLAGALTLLPIKTPFAQEKPNIVVILADDLGYADLGCYGGEIPTPNLDNLAKNGVRFTNFYNTARCCPSRASLLTGVYSHQAGIGHMMEDQGDDHPAYRGHLNEQTVTIAEVLKEAGYFTAMTGKWHVGQPHGVVPWKRGFDRSLNAPAGGFYYGDSERAELFLNGRLLDNYSKELPENWYSTDLWTDYGLRFIDDALAEEKPFLLYLAHNVPHFPLQAPEEEIQKFKGKYLEGWEKLRQERYERQLELGLIDSSWKLPPFNPNVPKWDSLSDQEKEKYDHIMAIYAAVIAHLDKSIGDLVAGLKDRSVLDNTVILFVSDNGGNAEPGAEARYIGENPGSSQSTVFLGQGWAEAACTPFWSYKHHTHEGGISSPGIVFWPAGIPATRRGTFERQSAHITDILATLVDLGGASYPETFKGNAILPTEGTSLKPAFSGQPINRKNPIFWEHEGNRAVLDGRWKLVAEKPETWQLYDLEADRTELHNLIVEESAVAARLKKVYEEWSRRVEAEPWDKDVKWFYDYEKAKKEAHSNQVVEKLE; encoded by the coding sequence ATGAAACATCAATTACTGGTATTGTTAGCAGGGGCTTTGACCCTATTACCTATTAAAACGCCCTTCGCTCAGGAGAAACCCAATATCGTGGTCATTTTAGCCGATGATTTGGGCTATGCCGATCTGGGCTGTTACGGAGGTGAAATCCCCACTCCCAATCTCGATAATTTGGCAAAAAACGGGGTTCGATTCACTAATTTTTATAATACCGCCCGTTGTTGTCCGTCCCGTGCGTCTCTTTTGACCGGGGTCTATTCACATCAGGCGGGAATTGGACATATGATGGAAGACCAAGGGGATGATCATCCCGCATATCGCGGACACTTGAATGAACAGACGGTAACGATTGCTGAAGTATTAAAAGAAGCTGGTTATTTTACTGCCATGACTGGAAAGTGGCATGTGGGACAGCCGCATGGAGTTGTACCCTGGAAGCGCGGGTTCGACCGTTCTTTGAATGCACCGGCTGGTGGATTTTATTATGGCGATTCAGAGAGAGCCGAGCTGTTTTTGAATGGTAGGCTGTTGGATAACTATTCGAAAGAACTGCCGGAAAACTGGTATTCAACCGATTTGTGGACGGATTACGGATTGCGTTTCATTGATGATGCGCTTGCCGAGGAAAAACCGTTTCTATTGTATTTAGCGCATAACGTCCCGCATTTTCCTTTGCAAGCTCCGGAAGAAGAAATTCAAAAATTTAAAGGAAAGTATTTGGAGGGATGGGAAAAGCTTCGTCAGGAGCGTTACGAAAGACAGCTGGAGTTAGGCTTGATAGACTCATCTTGGAAATTACCGCCCTTTAATCCAAATGTACCGAAATGGGATAGCCTGAGTGATCAGGAGAAAGAAAAATACGATCACATCATGGCTATTTATGCAGCCGTGATTGCCCATCTAGACAAAAGTATAGGCGATTTAGTGGCAGGGCTAAAAGATCGTAGTGTGTTAGATAATACCGTGATTCTTTTCGTTTCGGATAACGGTGGTAATGCAGAACCCGGCGCAGAGGCGCGATATATCGGTGAAAATCCCGGTTCATCGCAATCGACGGTATTTTTAGGGCAGGGCTGGGCGGAGGCCGCCTGTACTCCCTTTTGGTCATATAAACACCATACACATGAAGGAGGGATTTCGTCTCCGGGTATTGTTTTCTGGCCTGCGGGAATCCCGGCAACCCGCAGAGGTACTTTTGAGCGACAATCTGCACATATTACCGATATTTTGGCGACATTGGTTGATTTGGGTGGTGCCAGTTATCCGGAGACATTTAAGGGTAATGCTATTCTACCTACAGAGGGCACCAGTTTAAAACCCGCTTTTTCCGGACAGCCAATCAACAGGAAAAATCCTATTTTCTGGGAACATGAAGGGAATAGGGCGGTGTTGGATGGCAGGTGGAAGTTGGTGGCTGAAAAGCCTGAAACATGGCAGCTCTATGATCTGGAAGCCGACCGTACCGAGCTTCATAACCTGATTGTAGAAGAGTCTGCAGTGGCTGCCCGTTTAAAGAAAGTCTATGAAGAATGGTCTCGGCGTGTAGAAGCTGAACCGTGGGATAAAGATGTGAAATGGTTTTACGATTATGAGAAGGCCAAAAAGGAAGCACACTCAAATCAAGTAGTAGAAAAGCTAGAATAG
- a CDS encoding rhomboid family intramembrane serine protease, translating to MLLPIGDDNRDRKSFPLVNYMLIILNIFVFVYLQGLGTNVHFTFSYATIPAEILTGKDVVTEDQSIVDPVSGETFDMPGLQHTDIPVFLTLITAIFMHGGLAHLGGNMLYLWIFGDNLEDKLGHLNYLFFYLLCGVLAGLSHVFSTLFLGQDLLTPCLGASGAISAVLAGYVVLFPRKRIFVWILITVIAVPAFLVVGLWFLFQLSNGLGALGGEQAGGVAYAAHIGGFIFGLLIVNRLRKR from the coding sequence ATGCTACTACCTATAGGAGATGATAATCGCGATCGGAAATCGTTTCCCCTCGTAAATTATATGCTGATTATCCTGAATATTTTTGTTTTTGTATACCTTCAAGGTTTAGGTACCAATGTTCATTTCACTTTTTCTTACGCAACAATACCTGCAGAGATATTAACAGGGAAAGATGTTGTTACCGAAGACCAGTCGATCGTAGACCCCGTTTCGGGAGAAACCTTTGACATGCCTGGATTACAGCACACGGACATCCCCGTGTTTTTGACACTTATCACCGCTATCTTTATGCACGGTGGATTAGCACATCTTGGAGGTAATATGCTCTACCTCTGGATTTTTGGCGATAACCTAGAGGATAAGCTAGGGCATCTGAATTACCTCTTTTTTTATTTATTATGTGGTGTGTTGGCTGGATTAAGTCATGTTTTCAGTACTCTTTTTTTAGGTCAGGATCTATTAACACCATGTTTAGGCGCTTCCGGAGCCATTTCTGCAGTTTTAGCGGGATATGTCGTACTTTTTCCACGTAAACGGATATTTGTTTGGATATTAATCACGGTTATTGCGGTGCCTGCCTTTTTGGTAGTTGGTTTATGGTTTCTCTTTCAGTTAAGCAACGGACTTGGTGCGCTAGGTGGTGAGCAGGCAGGCGGAGTGGCTTATGCAGCGCATATTGGAGGTTTTATATTTGGTTTGTTGATAGTCAATCGCCTCAGAAAACGTTAA
- a CDS encoding AraC family transcriptional regulator, translating to MGAKSFRSYYYSVFFFHQGDAEFSVGTNQYTIKKGSIATIGAGLPYKWINQRELIFDVVIFSEDIFKHTFDNFFYSLDYFCPDIFNVFDTEQAKYDELTVLLDTLKFFRLKPTPIPGVLQALLMLLHEAFVHRYKNYTRALTGKESFVATFRALLAKHFMNHKNVSFYASEMNITPKYLSEILLSETGWTAKKWIGYHLGVEAKTLLSYSKKPIKEVAYQLGYEDISHFTKAFKNWTGETPGEFRIQVY from the coding sequence ATGGGCGCAAAATCTTTCCGAAGCTATTATTACAGTGTTTTCTTCTTCCACCAAGGTGATGCGGAATTTTCGGTAGGCACTAATCAGTACACGATAAAAAAGGGTAGTATAGCTACAATAGGTGCCGGCCTGCCATATAAATGGATTAACCAGCGCGAACTGATATTTGACGTTGTCATATTCAGTGAAGATATTTTTAAGCATACATTCGATAATTTTTTTTACTCACTGGATTATTTTTGTCCTGATATATTTAACGTTTTTGATACGGAGCAGGCAAAATACGATGAACTAACTGTGCTGCTTGACACATTGAAGTTTTTCAGGTTGAAACCAACGCCAATACCGGGTGTATTACAAGCCTTATTAATGCTTTTACATGAAGCATTTGTTCACAGGTATAAAAACTACACACGTGCACTTACGGGCAAGGAATCATTTGTTGCCACCTTTCGAGCGCTCTTGGCCAAACATTTCATGAACCATAAAAATGTCTCATTCTACGCTTCTGAAATGAACATTACGCCGAAATATTTGAGCGAAATCTTATTGTCCGAAACGGGGTGGACAGCTAAAAAGTGGATCGGATATCACCTGGGCGTTGAAGCAAAAACATTACTCAGTTATTCCAAAAAGCCTATTAAAGAGGTCGCTTATCAACTGGGATATGAAGATATCTCCCATTTCACCAAGGCCTTTAAGAATTGGACAGGGGAGACGCCCGGCGAATTCCGCATACAAGTGTACTGA
- a CDS encoding MBL fold metallo-hydrolase, with protein MKQQQLKMQQVYPDLWLSQPVFPEPKDWPDLKFHAFLLKRDEGNILFYTGDITENYDDLEALGGVKRHYLSHDHEVGPGLATIKARFGNTLHTHSAAEPLAKTFTQVDETFHARGHHPDGIEVIPCPGHTAGSACYLTRASDGRSYLFIGDTIYPSGGKWEALVDESDREQFLQSIELLAKLEPDVVLFGATMPDKAFHEFTPQTWRNALKEAVQSLDNIPVRNGYDQ; from the coding sequence ATGAAACAGCAACAGTTAAAGATGCAACAGGTATATCCAGACCTCTGGTTGAGCCAACCTGTGTTTCCAGAGCCGAAGGATTGGCCGGATTTGAAATTTCATGCTTTCCTGCTTAAGCGTGACGAAGGTAATATCTTGTTTTACACGGGTGATATCACGGAAAATTATGATGACCTTGAGGCTCTTGGTGGGGTTAAGCGGCACTATCTTTCGCATGATCACGAAGTTGGACCGGGTCTGGCGACCATCAAGGCTCGTTTTGGTAATACCTTACACACCCATAGCGCTGCCGAACCACTTGCAAAAACCTTTACACAAGTTGACGAGACTTTCCATGCCCGTGGGCATCACCCAGATGGCATTGAGGTTATTCCGTGTCCGGGGCATACGGCGGGTAGCGCCTGTTACCTAACGCGCGCTTCGGATGGACGCAGCTACCTGTTCATTGGCGATACGATCTATCCCAGTGGAGGAAAGTGGGAGGCTCTTGTGGATGAGTCTGATCGGGAGCAGTTCTTACAAAGTATAGAACTTCTTGCCAAGCTAGAACCAGATGTCGTGCTGTTCGGTGCGACGATGCCCGACAAAGCTTTCCATGAGTTTACACCGCAGACTTGGCGTAATGCACTTAAAGAGGCGGTGCAATCGCTAGACAATATTCCAGTTAGGAATGGCTACGATCAATAA
- a CDS encoding NAD(P)H-dependent oxidoreductase produces the protein MPTTKIAVIYYSSTGTNYKLAKWAADAADEAGNDVKLLKIKETAPDDAIDSNPDWKKHIDQTKDVPEVSLDDLEWADGLIFAFPTRYGGTPSQVQQFLDTTGGLWSKGKLANKAVSAMTSAVNTHGGQETTLLSFYISVMHWGSIIAAPGYTAKVLFKAGGNPYGVSVNAEAAITGDTELAVKHQAKRTADIAGALKGLAG, from the coding sequence ATGCCAACAACGAAAATAGCCGTTATTTATTACAGCTCTACGGGCACAAATTATAAGCTTGCGAAATGGGCTGCCGATGCTGCCGATGAGGCTGGAAATGATGTAAAACTATTAAAAATAAAGGAAACTGCTCCCGATGATGCTATAGACTCAAATCCGGATTGGAAAAAACATATTGATCAGACGAAGGATGTACCGGAGGTTAGTCTTGATGACTTGGAATGGGCTGACGGTCTGATTTTCGCTTTTCCCACACGATACGGAGGTACGCCTTCACAAGTCCAGCAGTTTCTTGATACCACCGGGGGATTGTGGTCTAAAGGAAAATTGGCAAACAAAGCTGTGAGTGCAATGACCAGCGCAGTAAATACACATGGAGGACAAGAAACAACTCTACTTTCATTTTACATATCAGTCATGCATTGGGGCTCAATTATTGCCGCTCCAGGCTATACCGCTAAGGTATTGTTCAAGGCAGGTGGTAATCCCTATGGAGTAAGTGTAAATGCTGAAGCAGCAATTACAGGAGATACTGAACTGGCCGTCAAACATCAGGCAAAACGAACAGCGGACATCGCAGGAGCATTAAAAGGTCTTGCAGGCTAG
- a CDS encoding TolC family protein gives MTREKLFSLILALWLIPAVWAQENENNTELKEFTLNDLEELLMAHHPVVKQALLLSEAAKAQVAQARGNFDPALKATFNNKYFGNTDYYNHWNSELKVPVWLAGADLKVAYDRNIGRYTNPETTTSTAGLSGVGISIPLGQGLIIDNRRSTLKQAQAMLNYAEAEQVKQINSIWFEAVHDYWDWYFAFRQYELLVEGVQLAETRFRAISMQTVLGDAPPIDSVEAAITVQERQIELAKYIVELKNSRLALSNHLWNENQQPVELPDHAIPSDVDTTGLKPDPTILHDLLNLAQDQHPELLKLESKSEQLYIEERFRKELLKPKLNVSGTLISNRRNFNETIPHHYDFNWSNYKLGVDFAFPLFLRTERGKLKEVKLKQEQLQYDQLVIGRNISNDITTKYNDLTAYSDQLELQVLSITNQQVLLNGEQQKFGLGESTLFIINSRESKLIEMKIKRENLIANFNKALAELYYKAGTRLLGE, from the coding sequence ATGACAAGAGAAAAGTTGTTTAGCCTTATACTCGCGTTGTGGCTCATACCAGCAGTTTGGGCACAAGAGAATGAAAATAATACCGAATTAAAGGAGTTTACACTGAACGATCTGGAAGAGCTGTTGATGGCCCATCATCCGGTTGTGAAACAGGCACTGCTGTTGAGTGAAGCTGCAAAAGCACAGGTAGCACAGGCACGGGGCAACTTTGATCCGGCATTGAAAGCTACGTTCAATAATAAATATTTTGGCAACACTGATTATTATAATCACTGGAACAGCGAATTAAAGGTACCGGTATGGTTAGCAGGAGCAGATCTTAAAGTTGCATATGATCGGAATATCGGCCGTTATACCAATCCTGAAACAACCACTTCCACGGCTGGGTTATCTGGTGTAGGAATAAGCATTCCTTTAGGCCAAGGGCTGATCATTGATAATCGCCGCAGTACTTTAAAACAAGCCCAAGCAATGCTCAACTATGCCGAGGCAGAACAGGTAAAACAGATAAACAGTATTTGGTTCGAAGCCGTGCATGACTACTGGGATTGGTATTTCGCTTTTCGTCAGTATGAGCTGCTAGTGGAGGGTGTGCAGCTAGCTGAAACAAGGTTTAGAGCGATCAGTATGCAAACCGTATTGGGGGACGCACCCCCCATTGATTCTGTGGAAGCCGCGATAACCGTGCAAGAAAGGCAGATCGAGTTGGCCAAATATATCGTCGAACTAAAGAATAGCCGATTGGCTCTTTCAAACCATTTATGGAATGAAAACCAGCAACCAGTGGAGCTACCCGATCACGCCATTCCATCTGACGTTGACACGACTGGACTAAAACCCGACCCTACTATTCTCCATGATTTGCTTAATCTTGCGCAAGATCAGCATCCTGAATTGTTGAAACTGGAAAGTAAAAGCGAACAGCTATATATCGAAGAAAGATTCCGTAAAGAACTATTGAAGCCCAAGCTGAATGTTTCTGGAACCCTGATATCAAATCGTCGAAACTTTAACGAGACCATCCCTCATCATTATGATTTCAACTGGAGCAATTACAAGTTAGGTGTTGATTTTGCTTTTCCGCTATTCTTGCGAACAGAACGTGGAAAATTAAAGGAGGTCAAACTCAAGCAAGAACAACTCCAGTATGATCAATTGGTCATAGGTCGTAACATCTCCAATGATATTACGACCAAATACAACGACCTTACTGCATATAGTGATCAATTGGAACTGCAAGTATTAAGTATTACTAATCAGCAAGTATTGCTTAATGGTGAACAGCAAAAGTTCGGCCTTGGTGAAAGTACACTTTTTATTATAAACAGCAGGGAAAGCAAGCTTATCGAAATGAAAATAAAAAGGGAGAATCTCATTGCAAACTTTAACAAAGCCCTCGCAGAATTATATTATAAAGCAGGGACTAGGCTGTTAGGCGAATAA
- a CDS encoding HlyD family secretion protein, which yields MGNKKLILPKTISWENLSAEGRKQLLRNKGAIMLGRILLGATIVFVSILFLPWRQTIPGRGTVTALRPQDRPQTVQNQIGGRIERWAVQEGEEVQKGDTILVISETTQSYFDPELPQRLEEQLFAKRNSEEAADQKMTATKAQIDALTAGLRYQLEAAKNKVTQSRNLVKIDSADLVAIESFYETSKVRVERYEQGYENGLFSLTDIETRRLNLQNDQAKVVSAQNKLTNSRQNLVNAIIDLDNIRAKYNESLAKAQSDLSSAFSSKASVQGDIAKLRNEIANFDVRRGLYVVRAPQSGYVVKTLKAGIGENIKEGESIATLQPKTPLMAAELYVDAIDVPLILHESDARLQFEGWPSVQFSGWPAVAVGTFAGKVTVIDKVSSPNGKYRILVRPTLPVPDKDEPWPEQLRLGSGVFGRVILEGVPLWYEIWRQLNGFPPSLEKEPKEETGK from the coding sequence ATGGGTAATAAGAAACTTATTTTACCTAAAACCATCAGCTGGGAAAACCTATCGGCCGAAGGGCGTAAACAATTGCTACGGAATAAAGGTGCGATCATGCTTGGCCGCATTCTCCTTGGAGCAACCATCGTTTTTGTAAGCATACTTTTTTTACCGTGGCGACAGACTATTCCCGGTCGTGGAACGGTGACAGCATTGCGGCCTCAGGATCGTCCACAAACCGTCCAAAACCAGATTGGCGGCCGTATAGAACGCTGGGCTGTCCAAGAGGGAGAAGAGGTTCAAAAGGGAGACACCATACTGGTTATTTCCGAGACTACCCAGTCTTATTTTGACCCGGAACTACCACAACGATTGGAAGAGCAATTGTTTGCCAAAAGAAACAGTGAAGAAGCTGCCGATCAAAAAATGACGGCTACAAAAGCACAGATCGATGCCCTTACAGCGGGTTTACGTTATCAGTTGGAAGCCGCCAAAAATAAGGTTACGCAGTCTCGCAATCTTGTAAAAATTGACAGCGCCGATTTAGTGGCCATTGAAAGTTTTTACGAAACAAGTAAGGTTCGTGTAGAACGTTATGAGCAAGGTTATGAAAATGGTCTCTTTTCCCTTACTGACATTGAAACCCGCCGACTTAATCTGCAAAACGATCAGGCAAAAGTAGTAAGCGCACAAAATAAGCTTACCAATTCACGCCAGAACCTGGTCAATGCAATTATTGATCTCGACAACATTAGGGCAAAGTATAATGAGTCCCTTGCGAAGGCACAATCAGACCTCAGTTCGGCGTTTTCCAGTAAGGCAAGCGTTCAAGGAGATATTGCCAAGCTCCGGAACGAAATTGCCAATTTTGATGTGCGCCGAGGGCTTTATGTAGTCCGGGCCCCGCAAAGTGGTTACGTCGTAAAAACATTAAAAGCTGGGATTGGAGAAAACATAAAGGAAGGTGAGTCCATTGCCACTTTGCAGCCTAAAACGCCCCTAATGGCAGCAGAATTGTACGTGGACGCCATAGATGTACCCTTGATTCTGCACGAAAGCGATGCTCGGCTCCAATTTGAAGGGTGGCCTTCGGTACAATTTTCCGGTTGGCCTGCTGTTGCTGTAGGTACTTTTGCCGGAAAAGTAACGGTAATTGATAAAGTAAGTAGCCCAAATGGCAAATATCGCATATTAGTACGCCCTACACTTCCAGTCCCCGATAAAGACGAGCCTTGGCCAGAACAATTACGATTGGGTTCAGGCGTATTCGGTCGGGTAATTCTAGAGGGTGTTCCCCTTTGGTATGAGATATGGCGACAACTGAATGGCTTCCCACCAAGCCTAGAAAAGGAACCAAAGGAAGAAACAGGGAAATAG
- a CDS encoding ABC transporter transmembrane domain-containing protein, translating into MNAKPGAPTPLQRLIGLLHPERKTINYIFLYAIIIGIFSLSIPVGITAVFNLLINGAMYSSTYILIISVIAAVIIGGTLLIGQLSLVEYLEQKMFLKSALEFAYRLPRIKPSELEGENLIELVNRFFDVIVIQKGIIKLLIDIIAAVVTIFFSVLLLSFYHPVFLTFGVVIIGIVAIILLVYYKRGLSTSIEESEHKYETVAYLEEVASNIDKYRGDHEKMKDVIANTDLITGKYLTARNEHFKILKRFFAGSVFIRTLLFGAMLLLGSHFVIEREMTFGQFVAAEVVIVQIGYAIEKLLTNLDTIFDMLTGTVKLAVVTDLELEEEVANHG; encoded by the coding sequence ATGAACGCAAAACCTGGGGCGCCTACGCCCCTACAAAGACTTATAGGGCTACTACACCCTGAGCGCAAAACGATCAACTATATTTTTTTATACGCAATAATCATTGGTATCTTTAGTCTGAGTATTCCGGTAGGGATAACAGCCGTTTTCAACTTATTGATAAATGGCGCCATGTACAGCTCCACCTATATACTGATTATCAGCGTAATAGCAGCAGTAATTATTGGAGGCACTTTACTAATCGGTCAGTTGAGTTTAGTTGAATATCTAGAACAGAAGATGTTCCTAAAATCTGCTCTTGAGTTCGCTTATCGGCTCCCGCGCATCAAACCATCAGAACTGGAAGGTGAAAACCTCATCGAACTTGTGAACCGCTTCTTCGATGTGATCGTGATACAAAAAGGAATTATCAAATTATTGATAGATATCATTGCGGCGGTTGTCACTATTTTCTTCAGTGTTTTACTCCTCTCCTTTTACCATCCCGTTTTCTTAACTTTTGGCGTAGTAATCATAGGAATAGTTGCTATTATTTTATTGGTTTACTATAAGCGTGGCTTGAGTACCAGCATAGAAGAATCCGAACACAAATATGAAACTGTCGCTTATTTGGAAGAAGTAGCTTCGAATATCGATAAATATCGCGGAGATCATGAAAAGATGAAAGACGTTATAGCAAACACCGATCTTATCACCGGCAAATATCTGACCGCCAGAAACGAGCATTTCAAGATTTTAAAGCGCTTCTTCGCTGGTTCCGTCTTTATACGTACACTGTTATTTGGAGCGATGCTGCTTTTGGGATCTCACTTTGTTATCGAGCGGGAAATGACCTTTGGCCAATTTGTAGCCGCAGAGGTCGTTATTGTCCAGATAGGTTATGCTATTGAAAAATTGCTCACCAACTTGGACACTATTTTTGATATGTTAACTGGGACAGTTAAACTAGCTGTTGTTACTGATCTTGAGCTTGAAGAGGAGGTAGCTAATCATGGGTAA
- a CDS encoding paraquat-inducible protein A — protein MSKKAKQLLNAVLSIVLLAMVYCGYREIHLSRDQQEIMEDYSTVNSIAFGLLSIDEWEDKITKIVDKQIENFTFTEKEKADLQKEIEKILHSMIDKAIEVINEKQKSIGGKIRKAAVNLFVNEEKLHEQVPTFAETIVNEITKPSTKKTLKNLAEGKLEDFTESTFDSSMTAQRKLTQTIFKKYEVDSVQAFEKKANTLFENIRFQSYTYAAALIVAVLLFLILWRLFRNKKEVHQSLFIFSLLAACIILIVGVSSVMIELEARLETVDFHLLGEHLVFDNQILFFQSKSILDVVWILVKNGEIDSIVIGFLIFTFSVLFPSGKLICSGIYLLKDKIRANKIISFFAFKSGKWSMADVMVVAIMMSYIGLNSILNSQLSALNIDDDTFTSIATNNTSLQPGFVIFLTFVLYGLILSEILKKITEKGITECHNGHNK, from the coding sequence ATGTCAAAAAAAGCTAAGCAATTGCTCAACGCTGTCTTAAGCATAGTCTTGTTAGCAATGGTGTATTGCGGTTATCGGGAAATCCATTTGTCTCGCGATCAGCAAGAAATCATGGAAGATTACAGTACGGTCAACAGCATCGCCTTCGGCTTACTCTCCATCGACGAATGGGAAGATAAAATTACAAAAATAGTAGACAAGCAGATAGAGAACTTTACCTTCACTGAAAAGGAAAAGGCTGATTTACAGAAGGAAATTGAAAAAATCCTCCATTCGATGATTGATAAAGCCATAGAGGTTATCAATGAGAAACAGAAAAGTATTGGAGGGAAAATCAGAAAAGCTGCCGTGAATCTTTTTGTGAATGAGGAGAAGTTACATGAGCAGGTTCCAACCTTTGCTGAAACAATTGTAAATGAAATAACCAAACCATCCACTAAAAAAACGCTTAAAAATTTGGCAGAAGGAAAACTAGAGGATTTTACGGAATCTACCTTCGACAGCTCTATGACCGCTCAACGTAAGCTAACGCAAACCATATTTAAAAAATATGAGGTCGACAGCGTACAGGCATTTGAGAAAAAAGCGAACACGCTTTTTGAAAACATAAGATTTCAGAGCTATACTTATGCTGCTGCCTTAATTGTTGCAGTACTCTTATTTTTAATACTTTGGAGGCTTTTCAGAAATAAAAAGGAGGTCCATCAATCATTGTTCATTTTTTCATTATTGGCAGCCTGTATTATATTAATTGTAGGTGTTTCTTCAGTAATGATCGAACTGGAAGCCCGACTCGAAACAGTAGACTTCCATTTATTGGGCGAGCATCTCGTATTTGATAATCAGATACTTTTCTTTCAAAGTAAAAGCATCCTGGATGTGGTGTGGATTCTTGTCAAAAATGGGGAGATCGACTCTATAGTAATTGGCTTTCTTATCTTTACTTTCAGTGTGCTGTTTCCTTCAGGCAAACTAATCTGTTCGGGTATTTACCTACTCAAAGATAAAATACGGGCAAATAAAATAATCTCTTTCTTTGCCTTTAAATCCGGCAAATGGAGCATGGCAGATGTTATGGTTGTTGCGATAATGATGAGCTATATCGGTTTAAACAGCATATTGAACAGCCAACTTTCTGCCCTAAATATAGATGACGACACATTCACGAGTATCGCTACAAACAATACGTCGCTACAGCCCGGTTTTGTCATATTTTTAACATTTGTTCTATATGGGCTAATCCTTTCGGAAATTTTAAAGAAAATAACAGAAAAAGGCATCACTGAATGTCATAATGGTCATAACAAATAA
- a CDS encoding DoxX family membrane protein gives MKTVKTILCVLFGLMFINAGLDKFLHYMPVPPLEGEMLTVSEAIEQVKWMMPLVGAIEIIGGLLFILPKTRALGAIVILPVMVGVIVHNTIYMPSGLAIAGIMFLINLWVIIDNWRKYQVLIS, from the coding sequence ATGAAAACGGTAAAAACTATTCTCTGCGTGTTATTTGGTTTGATGTTTATCAATGCCGGATTAGATAAATTCTTGCATTACATGCCTGTGCCTCCCCTGGAAGGAGAGATGCTAACGGTGAGCGAAGCTATCGAACAGGTTAAATGGATGATGCCTTTAGTAGGTGCAATTGAAATTATAGGAGGGCTATTATTTATTCTACCTAAAACCAGAGCGTTGGGCGCAATTGTTATCTTACCTGTTATGGTAGGTGTTATTGTACATAATACTATCTATATGCCCTCTGGGCTTGCTATAGCAGGCATCATGTTCTTGATTAACCTTTGGGTAATTATCGATAATTGGAGGAAATATCAGGTGCTTATAAGTTAG
- a CDS encoding MaoC family dehydratase, protein MLVINNFEEFKSYEGKQLGASKWHKIDQEQVNKFADATLDHQWIHVDRKKAESEGPFNTTIAHGYLTLSLIPYLWKQIADVRNLKMEINYGIERLKFGQAVLVDSEVQLKAKLNSVVNLRGITKVVIEATLTIKDQAKPAYVGDVVFLYHFI, encoded by the coding sequence ATGCTTGTAATCAATAATTTTGAGGAGTTTAAATCATACGAAGGTAAACAACTAGGTGCATCTAAATGGCATAAAATAGATCAGGAACAGGTTAATAAATTTGCTGATGCCACACTAGATCATCAATGGATACATGTGGATAGAAAAAAAGCGGAAAGTGAAGGGCCGTTTAATACCACCATCGCACATGGTTATTTAACGCTTTCGCTAATCCCGTATCTGTGGAAGCAGATAGCGGACGTTCGCAATCTTAAAATGGAAATAAACTACGGGATAGAACGTCTTAAGTTTGGGCAGGCTGTTTTGGTAGACAGTGAGGTTCAGCTGAAAGCTAAACTAAATTCGGTAGTTAATTTAAGAGGAATTACAAAAGTTGTTATTGAAGCTACGCTTACTATCAAAGATCAAGCAAAGCCAGCTTACGTTGGTGACGTCGTGTTTCTATATCATTTTATATAA